DNA from Streptomyces sp. Edi4:
GCCGGCGGAGTCGGCGGCGAAGCGGGACGTCACGCATGGCAAGGACTCGTCGCGCTGGTACGGCGGCCGTTCGGGCGTGCCGCGACGCAGGGGGCGGACGACGCCACAGCACCCCTGATCAGCTCCGGCGAACTCGAAGTCGCCGCGCTGGAGGGAGAGCCGGCCGACCCACTGCGCGCTCAGGCGCTGGCCACTGCCCTCGGTGTACGCGCGGCCCTGGACGGCGAGTTCCGCACGTTGCTGGACCAGTGGTGGCAACGGGCTCAGGCCGGCTCTTCGGGCGGCGACGTGCACAACAGCATCGGGGGCAACGTCGAAAGCGGCGCCACCGTGGTCCAGAGCCGGGACGTCTCCGCCCTCACCTTCAACATGTCGGGCCCCGCCTCCCACGAGCGGACTGATCGCTGACGGCTCTCCGAAGCCCTGGGGGCCGGGTTCAGGGGCTGGGGCGGTGGGTCCAGGCGGTCAGGGGTGGGGTGGGGGTGGGCTGGGGAGAACGGGTCCAGCCCCAGGACGTGAAGGCCGCCGCGGCCGCCGTGTTCGTGGGCGTGATCAGGGCCGTGAGCAGGTCGGCCTCCTGGCGTTCCAGGAGTCTTTCCTTCAGGCGGGTGGCGACGCCCGCGCGGCGGCGGGTGGGCAGCACCATGAGCTCGGCGAGCGCGAACACCCGGTCGGACGCGGCCAGTTCCTCGTCGCCGTCGGTCGCCGCCCCGCGAAAACCGTGCCACCACTCGCCTTCGCGGCCCGGCGGGTAGCCGTACGCGCAGCCGAGCAGGAACGGGTCCCCCGCGATGACCATGTCGAAGCCGGGCCGCTGCACATCCTGCGCGAAGCGGCGCAGGAAGCCGTCCCGGCCCAGGAACCCGCCCGGCATGCCGGGTGCGCCGGGCGCGGAGGGCACGTTCTCGTAGGCCGCCACGTACAGATCCGCGACGGATTCCCGCTGCTGCTCGGCCTGCCATCGCGACAGCCGCCGCAAGAACACCTCTGTCATCGCAACAGCGTGGCAGGTCAAAGCGGTTCGCGGAACAGGCCGGAGCGATGGGTGCGGCGGGTGGGGCGCCCGCTCCCCCCGTGCCGCCGCCGCGCGTTGACCCGATCTCCCGTGCCCCGGACACTGGCCGGACCATGAACGACGAACCGATCGTGACCCTCCACGGCGAGCGCGCGCTCATCGACCGGGCCGGGCATCTGTTCGCGGGGGCACGGCGGGAGTTCCTTGTGGCCGCCGCCGACCCGGTGACCTGGTCGGCCGGGGTGCGCACCGCCTTCGCCGCCGGGCTGCGCCCCACCACCGAGCCGGGCGGCGTGGCCCTGCGCAAGCTCTACACCCCGCAGGCGCTTGCCGACGCGCGCGCCGAGCTGCGGCTGACCAGGATGGCCGCCAGGGGCGCGCAGATCCGGATCTCCCCGGCGCCGCTGGTCCAGGAGACCATCGTGCTCGACCGGCGCGTCGCCATCCTCGCGGGCGTCCCCAGCCGGGGCGCCCGCACGTACACGGTGATCCGTTCGCCCGATGTCGTCGCGGGTCTCAGGACGCTCGTCCACGCCGCGTGGACGACCTCTCTCGACCTCCACGACCATCTGCGTCGGCCTCCCGCCGCGCTGGGCCCGGAGGGGCGGCGGATCCTGCGGATGCTCGGGTCGGGGCACACCGACGAGGCGGCGGCCCGGCACCTCGGCATGTCGCTGCGTACGTACCGGCGACGGGTCGCCGATGTGATGGACGCGCTCGGCGCCACCTCCCGGTTCCAGGCGGGACTCCGCGCGCGCGAGCTGGTGGACGACCAGGTGTGAGGTGACCAGGCCAGGTCTGAGGGTGACCAGGTCTGAAGGTGCGGCCGGACGGGGGTGCGGGGCCAGTGGGCCGGCTCCAATGAGGTGCGCGCACGGGGCGGCGCAAAAACGCAAACGCGAGCCATACTCTGTGTATGACGCATAAACGCGGCGCGGAACGGCACGTGGCGGTGGTGGGTGCGGTGGACCGGCCGGCCCTGCTGAGCGTGGCGGAGCTGCGTGAGCGCTGGCCGCAGCGCACGGCCGCCGTCACCTTCGACTGCGCGACCAGCGGCCCCCGGGCCCACACCTTCACGGGGCCGCTGCTGCGCGACGTGGTCACCGCGGCCGGGCCCGGCTTCGACCCCGCCCGACGCAAGGACCGCTCCCGCTTCCTCCTGGAGGTCACCGGCGAGGACGGTCACACCACGGTGCTGTCCTGGGC
Protein-coding regions in this window:
- a CDS encoding DNA-binding response regulator, translated to MNDEPIVTLHGERALIDRAGHLFAGARREFLVAAADPVTWSAGVRTAFAAGLRPTTEPGGVALRKLYTPQALADARAELRLTRMAARGAQIRISPAPLVQETIVLDRRVAILAGVPSRGARTYTVIRSPDVVAGLRTLVHAAWTTSLDLHDHLRRPPAALGPEGRRILRMLGSGHTDEAAARHLGMSLRTYRRRVADVMDALGATSRFQAGLRARELVDDQV
- a CDS encoding molybdopterin-dependent oxidoreductase: MTHKRGAERHVAVVGAVDRPALLSVAELRERWPQRTAAVTFDCATSGPRAHTFTGPLLRDVVTAAGPGFDPARRKDRSRFLLEVTGEDGHTTVLSWAEIDEDFGDSPVLLATALDGARLDGAGAQLVVPSDRCGARCISGITRVRLGTYARPEGPAR